A part of Miscanthus floridulus cultivar M001 chromosome 6, ASM1932011v1, whole genome shotgun sequence genomic DNA contains:
- the LOC136455933 gene encoding protein argonaute 4A-like gives MESHNGEADDLPPPPPMAAGVEPLKADETKAPLKLRSPVQRNGFGRKGQQIKLITNHFKVSLMNAADYFYHYYVNLKYDDDTPVDRKGSGRKVIEKLQQTYAAELANKDFAYDGEKSLFTVGALPQVKNEFTVVVDDVSTGKTPANGSPGNDSPPGSDRKRIRRPYNTKTYKVELSFAAKIPMSAISQALRGQESEHTQEAIRVIDIILRQHSAKQGCLLVRQSFFHNNPSNFVDLGGGVVGCRGFHSSFRATQSGLSLNIDVSTTMIVKPGPVIDFLLANQKVSDPSMIDWAKAKRALKNLRIKTSPANQEQKIVGLSDRPCREQLFTLKRKNCNDGDSEEITVFDYFVKNRAIVLQYSGDLPCINVGKPKRPTYFPVELCSLLPLQRYTKALSTLQRSSLVEKSRQKPQERMSVLSDVLQRSNYDSEPLLKACGITIARSFTEVDGRVLQPPKLKAGNGEDIFTRNGRWNFNNKRLIRASSVEKWAVVNFSARCNVRDLVRDLIKCGGMKGIMVEAPFDVFDENPSMRRSPAVRRVEDMFEQVKTKLPGAPKFLLCVLAERKNSDIYGPWKKKCLAEFGIVTQCVAPTRVNDQYLTNVLLKINAKLGGMNSLLQIETSPAIPLVSKVPTIILGMDVSHGSPGHSDVPSIAAVVSSREWPLISKYRASVRTQSPKMEMMDSLFKPRETEDDGLIRECLIDFYTSSGKRKPDQVIIFRDGVSESQFNQVLNIELQQIIEACKFLDEKWNPKFTLIIAQKNHHTKFFIPGKPDNVPPGTVVDNKVCHPRNFDFYMCSHAGMIGTTRPTHYHILHDEIGFNPDDLQELVHSLSYVYQRSTTAISVVAPICYAHLAAAQVGQFIKFDDMSETSSSHGGHTSAGSVPVQELPRLHEKVRSSMFFC, from the exons ATGGAGTCTCACAATGGAGAGGCTGATGACttgcctccaccacctcctatgGCTGCTGGTGTTGAGCCACTTAAAGCTGATGAAACAAAGGCGCCATTGAAACTTAGGAGTCCGGTCCAGAGGAATGGCTTTGGCAGAAAGGGGCAGCAGATAAAACTGATAACAAATCACTTCAAAGTTTCTCTCATGAATGCTGCAGATTATTTCTATCACTATTAC GTCAATCTGAAGTATGATGATGATACACCGGTTGATCGCAAAGGGTCGGGAAGAAAAGTGATCGAAAAACTGCAGCAAACTTATGCTGCAGAACTTGCAAATAAAGATTTTGCATATGATGGTGAGAAGAGCCTGTTCACAGTTGGTGCTCTTCCTCAAGTTAAAAATGAGTTCACTGTCGTTGTTGATGATGTTTCAACTGGAAA GACTCCTGCAAATGGCAGTCCAGGCAATGACAGTCCTCCTGGAAGTGACAGGAAAAGGATCAGAAGGCCTTACAATACAAAGACGTACAAGGTCGAACTCTCTTTTGCTGCAAAAATTCCCATGAGTGCAATCTCACAGGCCTTGAGAGGTCAGGAATCAGAGCACACTCAGGAAGCAATTCGAGTGATTGACATTATTCTGAGGCAGCACTCAGCTAAGCA GGGTTGCCTATTAGTAAGGCAATCATTCTTCCACAACAATCCTTCCAACTTTGTTGACCTGGGTGGTGGTGTAGTGGGCTGTAGAGGGTTTCATTCTAGTTTTCGTGCAACCCAGAGTGGACTTTCACTCAATATTG ATGTGTCCACCACAATGATAGTGAAACCTGGTCCTGTCATTGATTTTCTGCTTGCCAATCAGAAAGTTAGTGATCCAAGCATGATTGATTGGGCTAAG GCCAAGCGTGCATTGAAGAACTTACGGATAAAAACAAGTCCAGCGAACCAAGAACAGAAGATTGTTGGTCTCAGCGACAGACCTTGCCGTGAGCAATT ATTCACACTGAAACGTAAAAATTGTAACGATGGTGACTCTGAAGAGATCACTGTTTTTGATTACTTCGTAAAGAACCGTGCCATAGTGCTGCAATACTCTGGTGATCTTCCTTGTATCAATGTGGGAAAACCAAAGCGGCCAACATATTTTCCAGTTGAG TTATGCAGTCTTCTGCCTTTACAAAGATACACTAAAGCTTTGAGCACACTACAGAGGTcgtcacttgttgagaaatctAGGCAGAAACCGCAAGAAAGGATGTCTGTTTTGTCTGAt GTACTGCAAAGAAGCAACTATGATTCAGAGCCCTTGCTGAAGGCATGCGGGATTACAATTGCTAGAAGTTTCACAGAAGTTGATGGTAGGGTACTGCAGCCCCCCAAG CTTAAAGCTGGGAATGGAGAAGACATTTTTACACGCAATGGTAGATGGAACTTCAACAATAAG AGGCTCATTAGAGCTAGCAGTGTCGAGAAATGGGCAGTGGTCAACTTTTCTGCACGATGCAATGTCAGGGATCTTGTCCGTGATCTCATCAAGTGTGGAGGCATGAAGGGGATT ATGGTTGAAGCACCTTTCGATGTATTTGATGAGAACCCTTCAATGAGACGGTCACCTGCTGTAAGAAGGGttgaagacatgtttgaacaagtgaaaaccAAGCTTCCTGGAGCACCCAAGTTTCTTTTGTGTGTTCTAGCTGAAAGGAAGAATTCTGATATTTATG GGCCTTGGAAGAAGAAATGCCTTGCTGAATTTGGGATTGTTACACAGTGCGTGGCACCAACTAGAGTCAATGATCAGTATCTTACAAATGTCCTACTAAAGATAAATGCAAAG CTGGGTGGCATGAATTCGTTACTCCAAATTGAAACATCCCCAGCAATTCCTCTTGTATCCAAGGTCCCAACTATAATCTTGGGAATGGATGTCTCGCATGGTTCTCCTGGACATTCTGATGTACCGTCTATTGCTGCT GTTGTTAGTTCTCGTGAATGGCCTCTTATCTCGAAATACAGAGCTTCTGTCCGCAcccaatcaccaaaaatggaaaTGATGGACTCATTGTTTAAGCCACGGGAAACTGAAGATGATGGTCTGATCCG GGAGTGTCTGATTGACTTCTACACCAGTTCTGGGAAGAGAAAGCCTGACCAAGTCATCATCTTCAG GGATGGCGTTAGCGAAAGTCAGTTTAATCAGGTGCTGAACATTGAGTTGCAACAAATCATCGAG GCTTGCAAATTTCTTGATGAGAAATGGAATCCGAAGTTCACGTTGATTATTGCCCAGAAGAACCATCACACTAAATTTTTCATTCCTGGAAAGCCAGATAATGTTCCACCTG GGACTGTTGTGGACAACAAAGTCTGCCATCCAAGGAACTTTGACTTCTACATGTGTTCACATGCTGGAATGATC GGGACTACGAGGCCAACTCACTATCACATCCTGCATGATGAGATAGGCTTCAACCCTGATGACCTGCAGGAGCTGGTGCATTCCCTTTCTTATGT GTACCAAAGGAGCACAACAGCCATATCAGTTG TTGCTCCCATCTGCTATGCACATCTCGCAGCTGCTCAGgtcggccagttcataaagtttgatgatatgtcagagacatcctccagccatggcggccatacttcGGCAGGCAGTGTCCCTGTCCAGGAGCTGCCCCGTCTGCATGAGAAAGTCCGGAGCTCTatgttcttctgctga